One part of the Mustela erminea isolate mMusErm1 chromosome 11, mMusErm1.Pri, whole genome shotgun sequence genome encodes these proteins:
- the LOC116569368 gene encoding olfactory receptor 2A5, whose translation MTENQTWVTEFILLGFPLSPKLQMLLFGLFSLFYAFTLLGNSIILGLIWLDSRLHTPMYFFLSHLAVVDIAYASNNVPKMLANLLSKQKTISFVPCIMQTFLYMAFAHTECLILVMMSYDRYVAICHPLHYSVIMSWRVCTVQAVTSWACGSLLALVHVVLILRLPFCGPHEVNHFFCEILSVLKLACADTRLNQVVIFAASVFILVGPLCLVLVSYSRILLAIVRIQSGEGRRKAFSTCSSHLCVVGLFFGSAIVMYMAPKSRHPEEQQKILSLFYSLFNPMLNPLIYSLRNAEVKGALRRVLWKERSV comes from the coding sequence ATGACAGAAAACCAAACATGGGTCACAGAATTCATTCTCCTGGGATTCCCGCTCAGCCCAAAGCTGCAGATGCTCCTCTTTGGGCTTTTCTCCCTGTTCTACGCCTTCACCCTGCTGGGGAACAGCATCATCCTGGGGCTCATCTGGCTGGACTCCCGACtgcacacccccatgtacttcttcctctcccatctgGCCGTCGTTGACATAGCCTATGCTTCAAATAATGTCCCAAAGATGCTGGCAAACCTTCTGAGCAAGCAAAAAACTATCTCGTTTGTGCCATGCATAATGCAGACATTTTTATACATGGCTTTTGCTCACACTGAGTGCCTCATCCTAGTAATGATGTCCTATGATCGGTACGTGGCCATCTGTCACCCCCTACATTACTCCGTCATCATGAGCTGGAGAGTGTGCACCGTTCAGGCGGTCACTTCCTGGGCCTGTGGCTCCCTGCTGGCCCTGGTCCATGTGGTTCTTATCCTGAGGCTGCCCTTCTGTGGGCCTCATGAAGTCAaccatttcttctgtgaaatcCTGTCTGTTCTCAAGTTGGCCTGTGCTGACACAAGGCTCAACCAAGTGGTCATCTTTGCTGCTTCTGTGTTTATCTTAGTCGGGCCCCTCTGCTTGGTGCTGGTGTCCTACTCACGCATCCTGTTGGCCATCGTGAGGATCCAGTCCGGGGAGGGCCGCAGAAAGGCCTTCTCCACCTGTTCCTCCCACCTCTGTGTGGTGGGGCTCTTCTTTGGCAGCGCCATTGTCATGTACATGGCCCCCAAATCCCGCCACCCTGAGGAGCAGCAGAAGATCCTTTCCCTGTTTTACAGCCTTTTCAACCCTATGCTGAACCCACTGATCTACAGCCTGAGGAATGCAGAGGTCAAGGGTGCCCTGAGGAGAGTGCTGTGGAAGGAGCGATCAGTGTGA